The following are encoded in a window of Mustela nigripes isolate SB6536 chromosome 1, MUSNIG.SB6536, whole genome shotgun sequence genomic DNA:
- the P2RY2 gene encoding P2Y purinoceptor 2: protein MATGLGRWNSTANDSWEGDELGYKCRFNEDFKYVLLPVSYGVVCVLGLCLNAAALYIFLCRLKTWNASTTYMFHLAVCDALYAASLPLLVYYYARGDHWPFSTVLCKLVRFLFYTNLYCSILFLTCISLHRCLGVLRPLRSLRWGRARYARRVAAAVWVLVLACQSPVLYFVTTSARGDRITCHDTSAPELFGQFVAYSSVMLGLLFAVPFATILVCYVLMARRLLKPAYGTSGGLPRAKRKSVRTIAVVLAVFALCFLPFHVTRTLYYSFRSLDLSCHTLNAVNMAYKITRPLASANSCLDPVLYFLAGQRLVRFARDAKPPTDPTPVAPARRRVGLRRSDRTDIKRIRDVSTSSEDSRRTESTPAGGENTKDIRL, encoded by the coding sequence ATGGCCACAGGCCTGGGCCGCTGGAACAGCACTGCCAATGACTCCTGGGAAGGAGACGAGCTGGGCTACAAGTGCCGTTTCAATGAGGACTTCAAGTATGTGCTGCTGCCCGTGTCCTATGGCGTGGTGTGCGTGCTGGGGCTGTGTCTGAACGCCGCGGCGCTCTACATCTTCCTGTGCCGCCTCAAGACGTGGAACGCATCCACCACGTACATGTTCCACCTGGCCGTGTGCGATGCGCTCTACGCCGCATCCCTACCACTGCTGGTCTACTACTACGCGCGCGGCGACCACTGGCCCTTCAGCACGGTGCTGTGCAAGCTCGTGCGCTTCCTCTTCTACACCAACCTGTACTGCAGCATCCTCTTCCTCACGTGCATCAGCCTGCACCGCTGCCTGGGGGTCCTGCGGCCGCTGCGCTCGCTGCGCTGGGGCCGCGCGCGCTACGCCCGCCGGGTGGCGGCCGCCGTGTGGGTACTGGTGCTGGCCTGCCAGTCCCCCGTGCTCTACTTCGTCACCACCAGCGCACGTGGTGACCGCATCACCTGCCACGACACGTCCGCGCCCGAGCTCTTCGGACAGTTCGTGGCCTACAGCTCCGTGATGCTGGGGCTGCTCTTCGCCGTGCCCTTTGCCACCATCCTGGTGTGCTACGTGCTCATGGCTCGGCGGCTGCTGAAGCCAGCCTATGGGACATCGGGAGGCCTGCCTCGGGCCAAGCGCAAGTCGGTGCGCACCATCGCGGTGGTGCTGGCGGTCTTCGCGCTCTGCTTCCTGCCCTTCCACGTCACGCGCACTCTCTACTACTCCTTCCGCTCACTGGACCTCAGCTGCCACACCCTCAATGCAGTCAACATGGCCTACAAGATCACGCGACCGCTTGCCAGTGCCAACAGCTGCCTGGACCCTGTGCTCTACTTCCTGGCCGGGCAGAGGCTCGTGCGCTTTGCCCGAGATGCCAAGCCGCCCACCGACCCCACTCCGGTGGCCCCAGCTCGCCGCAGAGTGGGCCTGCGCAGGTCGGACAGGACTGACATCAAGAGGATCAGAGACGTATCGACCAGCAGTGAGGACTCTAGGCGGACAGAGTCGACACCAGCTGGTGGTGAGAACACTAAGGACATCCGGCTGTAG